DNA from Haloferax volcanii DS2:
CGAAATCTTGGAACGCGGGGAGGAAACGCCGCTGTCGCACGGGAGCGGGATGGGACTGTGGACCGTCTCCTGGTTCGTCACGCAGTTCGACGGCGAGGTTTCTATCGTCGACCGCGCCGGCGGTGGGTCGACGGTCGAAGTCAGGCTCCCCACGCCGGAGCACTGACGCGGCTGTATCGGCCTCGCCGCCCGAGAACGCGGGGCGACGGCCTCAGACCGACCCGATGTCCTCTTTTTTCCGCATGAGGTAGAGGAAGTACGGTCCCCCGACGAGGCCGGTGATGATGCCGACCGGGAGCTGAATCGGACTCAGCGCGAGTCGCGCGCCCACGTCGGCACCGACGAGGAGCGCCGGCCCGAGGAACGCACAGCCGATGAGGAGCCGCTTCGAGTTGCTACCGACGAGGTTCCGGACCATATGCGGGACGATGAGGCCGACGAAGCCGACCAGTCCCGCGACGGCTATCGCCGCCGCCGTCGAGAGGATGGCGATACCGGCGACGGCGAAGCGGACCTTCTCGACGGGCATGCCGAGCGACTGCGCAGTCTCCTCGCCGAGGAGCAGCACGTCGAGTTCCTTGGTGACCGCGAGCGCGAGTCCGAGCGCGACGATGGTGAACGGGAGCGCGATACGCACCTGCGCCCAGTCGGTTCCGAGCAGCGACCCGGACAGCCACGCCTGCGCGGACATCACGACGCCGAGGTCGTTGATGAAAAAGAACATCGCGCGCTGGACGGAGCCGAAGACCGTCCCGACGACGACGCCCGCAAGGACGAGTCTGACCGGCGAGGTGCCGTTCTTCCACGCGATGAGGTAGACGAGGAGGAACGCGATTGCGCCTCCGACGGCGGCGAGCACCGGCATGAGCGGGAGCAGTCCCGACAGGAACGTCAGCGTGACGAGCACGACGAGCCCCGCGCCGTCGCTGATGCCGAGGACGTACGGACTCGCCAGTTCGTTTCGGGTGACGACCTGGAAGATTGCGCCCGAGACCGCGAGGTTGGCACCGACGAGGACGCCGACGAGAACCCGCGGCAGGCGAATGTTCCAGACGACGAACTGGCGCTGGGTGAACCATTCGGGGATGTCGCCGCCGAGCAGGAACGCACGCCACACGTCGGCGTCGAACACGACCGCCGAGTCGAAGACAGCACCCCACGCTTCGGAGAGGGTGAGGGGGTACGCGCCGAAGCTCACCTGTAAGAGCGTCGCCCCGAGGAGGACCGCGAGGCTGCCGACGATGACGAGGGCGAGCATCGAGTCGGCGTACCGGTCGCGCCACTCCGCGCGAACCGCACCGACCGCGTCTGTAACCTTGCTCATCGGGCGTCAGAAGTTCCCGTTGACGATGTCGACGAGGCGCTCGCGGTCGAACAGCTGTTCGTCTTCGGGCACGTCTCCGACCGCACCCGGCCACTCACCGAACTGGTCGGGATACACCATCTTGGCGACGGCTTCCGTCGAGAACATATCGACGATTGGGCCCATGTACTGCCCGGCGCTCCGGATGAGGTTGCCCTCCTGAACGGCCGTGAGCCGCTGTCCGCTCTCGTTGTTCTCGAACGGCTCGACGACGGTGTCGACGAACTCCTCGCGGGTCGAGGAGGTGAGCGCGCCCACCGCGCCGATGTAGTCGGGGTCGACGTTGATGAGCTCCTCGTAGCCGATGGGTCCCTCGGGGTAGCGTCCCTCGAAGGCGTCTTTCATACCGACCCGGAAGTACGACTTGGTGTTGTTGCCGAGGCGGTGGAGGGGCGCGACGCGGAACTGGCCGGAGTCGGGGCTGACGCCGCGCCAGATGGCGGCGACGGTGGGGCGTTCGTCCTCCGGCGGGAGACCGGCTTCGATAGTGCTCATGAGGTCGTCGTGGAACGACTGCCACGCCTGGAACTGCTGTCGGCGCTGGAACACCGTTGCGACCTTCTCGAACGCCTCGTAGAGCGTGTACGGATTCGGCTCGTTGCTGACGGCGGCCGTCGGGGCGAACCGGAGAGTCGTGCCGAGGAAGGGTCCGGTCTGGGATTCGACTTCCTCGTAGTCCGAGGCGTCCCAACTGACGTAGCGGCCGAGCGTGGCGCGGGCGATGAGCCACACGTCGGCGTCGGCGGCGTAGAAGTTCTCCTTGTCGAAGCCGGATTCCGCACCGCTCGCGAGCTTGGTGATTCGACTCTCGTCGAATTCGAGCCCGAGGAGGTCGTAGAACTTGAGCGGCGCGCGTTCGAGGCCGGTGGTCGCACT
Protein-coding regions in this window:
- a CDS encoding ABC transporter substrate-binding protein, with amino-acid sequence MVRRRQILAGSAGLFASALAGCTAGGSADSESTAAAESETEAATESTTTEQTTESAGQYTVEIEPNDPYTFEAVPETYGVASGPFLDMGMALGIHPSATTGLERAPLKFYDLLGLEFDESRITKLASGAESGFDKENFYAADADVWLIARATLGRYVSWDASDYEEVESQTGPFLGTTLRFAPTAAVSNEPNPYTLYEAFEKVATVFQRRQQFQAWQSFHDDLMSTIEAGLPPEDERPTVAAIWRGVSPDSGQFRVAPLHRLGNNTKSYFRVGMKDAFEGRYPEGPIGYEELINVDPDYIGAVGALTSSTREEFVDTVVEPFENNESGQRLTAVQEGNLIRSAGQYMGPIVDMFSTEAVAKMVYPDQFGEWPGAVGDVPEDEQLFDRERLVDIVNGNF
- a CDS encoding FecCD family ABC transporter permease; the protein is MSKVTDAVGAVRAEWRDRYADSMLALVIVGSLAVLLGATLLQVSFGAYPLTLSEAWGAVFDSAVVFDADVWRAFLLGGDIPEWFTQRQFVVWNIRLPRVLVGVLVGANLAVSGAIFQVVTRNELASPYVLGISDGAGLVVLVTLTFLSGLLPLMPVLAAVGGAIAFLLVYLIAWKNGTSPVRLVLAGVVVGTVFGSVQRAMFFFINDLGVVMSAQAWLSGSLLGTDWAQVRIALPFTIVALGLALAVTKELDVLLLGEETAQSLGMPVEKVRFAVAGIAILSTAAAIAVAGLVGFVGLIVPHMVRNLVGSNSKRLLIGCAFLGPALLVGADVGARLALSPIQLPVGIITGLVGGPYFLYLMRKKEDIGSV